From the Deltaproteobacteria bacterium genome, one window contains:
- a CDS encoding NAD-dependent deacylase: protein MESSLEEVKARLAEARAPAALCGAGLSAESGVPTFRGAGGLWNNYRAEELATPQAFERDPLLVWRWYDWRRSVVAGAAPNDGHHALKALEDSKGLVIITQNVDGLQEEAGSRDAIELHGSIWRLRCTGCGLEERNRDVPLELPPRCRCGALFRPAVVWFGEALDADVLRRAEQAVERTDLLFVIGTSGVVQPAASLAWSAKGRGAFVVEINIEQTPVSPMADAVLRGKAAQRLAELIRH, encoded by the coding sequence ATGGAAAGCTCGCTTGAAGAGGTGAAGGCGAGGCTCGCCGAGGCCCGGGCCCCGGCGGCGCTCTGCGGCGCCGGTCTCTCGGCCGAGAGCGGCGTGCCCACGTTCCGCGGCGCCGGCGGTCTGTGGAACAACTACAGGGCCGAGGAGCTGGCCACACCGCAGGCCTTCGAGCGCGATCCCCTGCTCGTGTGGCGCTGGTACGACTGGCGGCGCTCGGTCGTAGCCGGGGCGGCTCCCAACGACGGGCACCACGCCCTCAAGGCCCTCGAGGACTCGAAGGGTCTGGTCATAATAACGCAGAACGTCGACGGACTCCAGGAGGAGGCGGGAAGCAGGGACGCCATAGAGCTGCACGGCTCCATCTGGCGGCTGCGCTGCACGGGCTGCGGCCTCGAGGAGCGCAACCGCGACGTGCCCCTCGAGCTCCCGCCCCGCTGCCGGTGCGGCGCTCTCTTCAGGCCCGCCGTGGTCTGGTTCGGCGAGGCCCTCGACGCCGACGTGCTGCGGCGGGCGGAGCAGGCCGTGGAGAGGACCGACCTGCTTTTCGTCATAGGCACCTCGGGGGTCGTGCAGCCGGCGGCGTCGCTTGCCTGGAGCGCCAAGGGCCGCGGCGCCTTCGTGGTGGAGATAAACATCGAGCAGACGCCCGTGAGCCCTATGGCCGACGCCGTGCTCAGAGGCAAGGCGGCGCAACGGCTGGCCGAGCTTATCCGACACTGA